The genomic DNA GAGCCTGGCGCTGGAGCAGGCGCAGTGGGCAGCCCTCAATGGTCAGGCGCCGGTGTACACCCAGGCACTGGCCGAGGCGCGCGACGTTCTCAAAGGCAACTTCAATCCGGACAATGCGCAAAGCAAAGTGATGCTGGAACAGGTTGGCGAGCTGAGCAAGGAGCCGGTCACCGTTAATACGCCGGATCTGACCGGCACCCTGAGTGCGGTCCAGGCTTATCTCGAGCGGCGTAACGTCAACGCCCAAGAGTCGGTGAAACCCTTCGCCAAGCCTGCCGCCAGCACCGCGCAGGAGGCCACGCCATGAAACGCCTCTATGTGATCGTGTTTCTGGTGATCGCGGCGACGGCGGCGCTGGGCCTGGCGATTGCCGAGCATTCCGGTTACGTGCTGGTCGCTTACAAGAGCTTCCGTTACGAGTCGAGTCTGTGGGCGACGTTGGCGCTGATCGCGGTGTTGTGGTTGTTGATCTGGGGCATCAAGGCCCTGGTCGAGTTGGTCATGACGTCCAGTGGCGTGGTCAATCCATGGTCCCGGCGTAACCGCAGCCGTCGTGTGCAGGTGGCGATCGAGCACGGTCAACTGGATCTGGCCGAAGGTCGCTGGGCCAGCGCCCAGCGTCATCTGTATCGAGCCGCTGAAGCCGAACGCCAACCGCTGCTGTATTACCTCGGCGCTGCCCGCGCGGCGAACGAGCAAGGCAATTACGAGGAGTCCGATCGTCTGCTTGAGCGCGCTCTGGAGCGTCAGCCCCAAGCGGAACTGGCGATTGCCTTGAGCCACGCACAGTTGCAGACCGATCGTGGCGACACCGACGGTGCGCTGGTGACCTTGCAGGCAATGCACGAGCGCCATCCACACAACGTACAGACGCTGCGTCAGTTGCAGCGTCTGTATCAGCAGCGCGGCGAATGGTCGGCGGTGATTCGCCTGCTGCCGGAACTGCGCAAGGACAAAGTCCTGCCGCCCACCGAACTGGCGGAGCTGGAGCGCCGTGCCTGGGGCGAAAACCTGTCGCTGGCAGCACAACGTGAGGAGGACGGCACGGTGGGTCTGCAGTCACTCAATCGCGCCTGGCAGCAGTTGACCTCGGCGCAGCGTCAGGAACCGCCACTGGTACTGGCTTACGCCGAGCAACTGCGTCAGCTGGGTGCTCAGGTCGAAGCAGAGGAGGTGCTGCGCACGGCCCTCAAGCGCAAGTACGACAGTCATCTGGCGCGGCTTTACGGTCTGGTGCGTGGCAGCGATCCGGCGCGTCAACTGCAAACTGCTGAAGGTTGGCTCAAGGATCATCCGGGCGATCCGAGCTTGCTGTTGACTCTGGGTCGGTTATGTCTGCAATCGAGTCTGTGGGGCAAGGCTCGCGACTATCTTGAAAGCAGCCTGCGTGTGCAGCGTAATCCGGAGGCCTGTGCAGAACTGGCACGCCTGCTTGCGCAACTCGGCGACACAGGGCGCAGCAACCAACTGTTCCAGGAAGGCCTGGGCTTGCTGGATGAACGCCTGCTTGCCGCGCCTTTGCCGGCACCGGCTAACGTGTGAAACGACGAGGGAGTTCGCTCCCTCGTATCTGTTTCGCGAGCGAATATTTACCCA from Pseudomonas baetica includes the following:
- a CDS encoding heme biosynthesis protein HemY produces the protein MKRLYVIVFLVIAATAALGLAIAEHSGYVLVAYKSFRYESSLWATLALIAVLWLLIWGIKALVELVMTSSGVVNPWSRRNRSRRVQVAIEHGQLDLAEGRWASAQRHLYRAAEAERQPLLYYLGAARAANEQGNYEESDRLLERALERQPQAELAIALSHAQLQTDRGDTDGALVTLQAMHERHPHNVQTLRQLQRLYQQRGEWSAVIRLLPELRKDKVLPPTELAELERRAWGENLSLAAQREEDGTVGLQSLNRAWQQLTSAQRQEPPLVLAYAEQLRQLGAQVEAEEVLRTALKRKYDSHLARLYGLVRGSDPARQLQTAEGWLKDHPGDPSLLLTLGRLCLQSSLWGKARDYLESSLRVQRNPEACAELARLLAQLGDTGRSNQLFQEGLGLLDERLLAAPLPAPANV